In the genome of Brachypodium distachyon strain Bd21 chromosome 3, Brachypodium_distachyon_v3.0, whole genome shotgun sequence, the window agaggcgtattagggacacagtatttgtttattcatCCACACAAGTATTTAGTTTCCTgacaatacaattatagcatggataataaacatttatcaagaacaaggaaatatgataataacaaatttattattgcctctagggcatatttccaacaataGTTTCCAAAAATCTTGAAAATTTGAACCATCACCATCACAATAGTATATGATGATCCACCGGTGTGATTGAAAAAACCAATAAGATTTTAAGTAGCCGCGGTGAAAAAAACAAGAGCTCAGAGCAATATATGTCCACTGACGAACAGaaatttcttattttctttgccACTGACGCATACGGTCATATTTTTCCGATCGCACCGGTGGATCATCATATAGTATTGTGATGGTGTTGTGGGACAAATTTCAAGATTTTTGGAAACTCTTTACCATCCAACCCCTGTCATACACTGCGGTGGTCGGTCATAGGGGCTCTTTTGCCTATAGACACACACGCACACGTACACACACACGCAGATCGAATACATTTCATTAGCTTTGCATACAAGATCGAATACATTTCATTGCACTGCGAGTAGATCGAATACATTTCACTGCATTGCATACAAGATCGTGTACATAGAAATGTAGATAGCCAGCGCCACGGAGTAGCTGAGGTGATGGATAAGAGGAGATCACCTGAAAagacgaaggaggaagaagaaaagcaaatccgtggaagaagagaagcaaGCTGTGGAAGACgaaaggaggaagaggagatttgcgtggaagaagaagaaaatcacgctgtggaagaagaaaaggaaaagccAGAGTGAAAGAAAAGATCATGgaggaaatgaaaaaaagggaTGGTGGAGAAGGTAGTTGaggaaatgaagaagaaatgcCCATCGTCCTTTCTTACTTGTAATACCTCTGTTCTTACCGAAAAACGATGAGCAGATGGGGATTCTTACGAAAAAGAGGACGAGCTGATGCTGGAGTTCGATCAGGTCTCCGCATGGTAGTTGATGAGCTTCGGGATCGAGTGGTCGTCGACGTCGAGGAAGAAGCTTCGGCCGGTGAAGCAACGACGACATGCAAGttgcgacgacgacggcgaggcaACCACCGGACGCGGCGTAGAGGTGGTCGGCCGAGATTGCGTCTACGAGCGGTCCTGCCCATAGATGTGATGAAGTGTGTGTAAGGGTACATGTCTAGCAGTGCGCTTCCATCGGGGTCCTTTTTAGGCGAGGCAGAAACCCTAAGATATGGATGATGTTTCAATATAAGGAGCGTCAGAGACATAGAAATACAGCTGACACTTCCGAAGCTAGCAAGCATCAGACGTGTAGCTCCTCTGACGCTTCGAGCAGAAGGAAACATCAGAGGTATGGAATCTCTTCGCATTCCCTTAACTTGTGTGACGTGTTGAAACTCTCTTTACTAGTCAGTTATGTTGGCTCTTGGTTGCCCGTGCAATCTACGCATGCGTTCCTAGTAATTAACCAATCAatgctcttcctcttcccggcCGCTTCCTCTCCCCACAACACCCATCTCCCTACACGCGGCTATATATTCCCGTATGTGCTTGCAGGTGATGAACACACATCGATCTCTGCAGCCTATAgcgctctctctcctctcttcgcCCACTCTAGCGCTACTCTCGATCGCCATGGCCAAGGACAAGGGCAAAGAGCGCGTCGACCCGGCCGAGTGCTCGGCGGGTCGTCGTCGTTCGTGCGCTCCGTACTCAACTCCACCTTCTGCCACCACTGTGGGCGCACGctgccgccctcctcccctccgccgccagccgaCGCAGCGTTGAGCTCGGCTAGCCGTCGCGGCCGCTCTCTGCCACCAAAGCAGCGCCGGCACGAGAACGACATCCCGTCCTCCTCCCGTCGCGACCGCTTGCCGCCACCAAAGCGGCCCTGGCACGAGGACGACATCCCGTCCTCATCACGTCCGTCTTCGTCTCCTCGGCACCGGCATAGCGACGacgacagcgacgacgaccCCGAACTCCAGCACGTGCTCCGAGTGTCTGAGCTCCTAGACACTTGTGAGCGACGTGCTCGTGAAGCCGACCGTCGCCAGAGGGCGGCCAATGCGGGCTTCCTAGGCGGAAGCTTACGCCATCGAGTGCGGCCTGGAGGCGGCCGAGGCGCGGGAGGAGTGGGAGTACCAGACCGCGCTCTTCAACTCGGAGTGTACCAACGCTGTCGAGGTGTCCATCTGGCCTGACGCATTTTCTTACCGAGTCAGTGGGGAGTTTGCAGTAGTAATggtttttgtagtagtggcaTTTAATACAATTCATTGGGCATATAGGGGTTACTAGAGATAGGTATAGCTTTTGTCCATGAAAACGCTTGAATTTTCTTCCATAATTCCTGTCATATACGCTATTCAAATGCGAGGGGAAGAAGCCAAGAGGCGGTGGTGGCAAGGAGGGAGGCGGGAGATACGGCTACGAGGCACGGGACGGAGGTCGCACAAGGGCGACCGCAGGCAGGGCACCGCGGCGCGCGACGGCGGGACGGGACACGTGGGGCAGGGTCGCGGCATACGTGGGCATGGCTCGGGCTCGCACGggtgcgacggcggcgggagtTGAGCGGGCTGCGGCGAGCGCGCGCGGGAGAGGCGGGCCTAGAAGGTTGCTGCGGCGGGGCAGTTAAGCCGCGGAGGGAGGAGGTGGCTTGTTTCCGAGCCTGCGCAGGGGGTGGCGCCCGTAGGGGAAGGCGAGAGACGCGGGGCTGGCGGGGTGACGGGgtgaggagaaaaaaaaatgcttcaaaaacaaaatgtggCACCGAAATATTCTCCTTTCAAGCCTCAATAGCAAATCACCGAGCGCACACAATTAAAAAGTAACTAGCTGAAATGCCAGTCTGTTGCAacgaaacaacaaaataaaatgatacattcaaaaacatgcatcaaaacctctctttgctcttctttaacGATCACCAAATGTCCATTTAAAAAAGTTTTCTTCTGAAGATTGTGTCTCTGTACTCTAATCtctcaaaatagaacaatacactttcttctgaaaattatataacatcaccCGGTCAAAAAAGTTTTGAGACGGaatcacttaatttttttagttctctccactatctcactTCACCCGTTAAAACAAACAGTTAGAAGGggcaacaaatttatgttttggcaGCCGGATGTTCTCTCTACTATGCCCTAGGTGCTGCCACCATTATCTATCGCAGTCTGTCTCATTAGTTTCTTCTAACAATTCGCCATCTACTCGTGTAATTTAGCCCTAAGAGGATACGACCGTGGCTGTGAAACGAAAGAGGGGACCAGCCGTGGCCGCGCCTGGGAGACAGAGGGGACGGCCGTGGCTTCGATTCCTTGCCCGATCGGGTCTCATCTTCCAACTCACGTACTCTCCACAATCTCACTTCACCCCGTTAACAACAAAGAGTTAGAAGGGGCAATTTGGTGTAGTTAACGGGCCAGCCGGCCGGCTTAGTAGTTCAGTCCAATTTGGTGTAGGTAACGGGAGTGCAATCTTGGGGCCCCACAAACTTTTTggaaagtttgacagacgacggtgaagagaacggtccgtattttttagatatgtATGGATTTGTGTTTAATGAGCCTGTTTGTGGGTTATTAGCATTCCGTGTGCGTATAGTGAGGTGGACGTTGGAAGAATAAGTTGATGCCTTTATAAGTAGTAGAGATTGaaattttgctaaaaaaaattactaaaaTATATTATAAAAACTTAGTATAAAATATGATCATATTTTGctgaaaaataatatttttagCCCATGCATCCTGGGTTTTCGGGCTTTTGGGCGGGAAAGCTATACATTGGGCTGGGCGACCCATGCATGTCCGGCTGGACGTTCGAGCCCGGCTCGCCGAGCTGGACCGAGCCCGTGGCGAGCCGAGCcgagcccacgaaaacggctcGTCAATTCTTCGGGGTCCAGCTCACGAGCTTGGACCACTGGTCCTCCCGGATCCCTCCCGGCCCGCTCAACAGCAGCAGTTAGGTTTTGTTCCGGTCCAACAACGCAACAACCTCGTCCCTTTCGTTGACTTTGTTCCCCAATCCCCACACGGCCACCCCGAGCGAGCTAGCCATCGCCGCGGCTTCCTGCAACTCACCAGGGCGCGCGCTAgtgcccgtcgccgccgccgcccgcggctCTCCAGTCCGCGATCTAGTgcccgccggccggcgccatggagaaggaccagccggccgccgcgaacaAGTTTTCTACCCATTTTATATGCTTGATGTGTGCTCTTTGTGTGCCTGCTGCTTGCCGGCCACTGCTGCTTGCTGTGCTGCTGCTTTGCTTGCCGGCCAATGCTTGCTGTGCTGCCGCTGATTGCCTGTCGCTGCTGCTGATGATTACTGctagtgctgctgctgctgatcacCGGACCGAGCCAGACCGAGCCAGCCCGAGCTGGGTGTCGGGCCAAGCCGAGCTTGCCAAAAATGACTCGGCAGGTTTTCGGTGCTCGGCCTTGCCGGCGGagagctccggcgagctcggcgTCCCCCAGACATGCATAGCCAGTTATATAATGCAGTATGCTTATATTTGCGCCTGGTAGCTAGGCAGTATTGACATGCATATACGTACTTCTATCTATCAATCAAtttatctatctatctatatcATGCGCGCAAATGAATGACAAATTAACTCTCCTCATATTCAATGCTCacttaatatatttttaacgAGTATACTTATGATCGCAGAACAGGAATAGATGGGCCTTATATAGGCATAAAGATATATATGCCATATCTGCATCGGTTATGCACAGGGGAATATTAAATTCGCATTATTTATGTATGGTTCAACTAATACTTGAATTGAATAGTAGAGTATATATACAAGTTAGCATAAATATGCTTAAATTTCTAGGCTCACGTGCAGTGAGTCTTGATTCTCCCTCTATCATCTGTATATAGTAAGGTCTTAAATTACGTTGAGTAGGTTACTCATACAGTTATAATACTAGCTCAATCCTTCAACTCCCATAGATGTAATACTACAAAGGAAACTTCTGTGCGAAATGTAATGTAAAGGAGATACTAAAATCAAAGAACTTGTACTTTTCTAAGGATCATGTTGATCAAAACCCCAACCGCTTGTCATTTGCAAAAATGACAAGGAGCCCAGAATACAAGGGTATATAATATAACTTGAAGGAACATAGGCAAAGAAAACATGTATGCATGGTCTTAGTCAAACATGCCCcactccctctccctccctcccacaCACACAGTTGCATCTAATTCATCTGTCACATTCCTCGGTGTGATCATTCTCTAGAATAAGGATACCAATAGTTAACTCCAAAATAATTAATGGCATGCAAATATTCCAGTTTAGTTCACATATTTACTTTCCAGTTAATAAAAAAAGCAATCAAGCATGGAACATGTCGTCAAATATGCTTAGAAAATGGCTTACGGGACTAAATAGACATGTCCAATCTCTCATCATAACTTGTAGGGGCTTGTGTGATTTGCTGATCTCTCTGGAACTATTGGACCGACTTGGTCATTAACAATATTTTTAAATTATTGTTGTTATCCATATGACCTTTCATTGGATCCGTACTTGGTCTCCCTACTGAAGCGCGAGCAGGCCTAAATACTTCTATGGAATTTAGGCGCAACCGATCATTGGAGATGGTGGCATGAGATTTATTCAAGTAGGATGGATGCGCATGTTAGCGATCCGCTATGGTGATGCTAACTGCACTTTGTAGCCTTTTGTTTCTATTCCCTCCcggcagtggcggagccaggattTCGTCAAGACCAGGGCTGTTGCGCCAAATCGCTAGAATTAGCAAGCAAGACCCAGGGCAAATCGTGAAATCACCAAAATTAACAAAGAGAAAACCTTCTGCGCCCCAAGGCCGCGGCCCTTGCTGCCTGGGGCCTGTCTCCGCCTCTGCCTCCCGGCCTGTGTAAGACAAGGGTAGACCCACGCTATGGCCCATCAGGGCATTTGCTCCCACTTGACTTTTTTGGCGCAGTAGCATATGGCCCATGTTACAAGGAAACTGTCCCCACTGAGCCCATTTATACTGCCCCTTCTAAAATATTTCCCTGGGCCCAGCTCTGATATAAGATGTTGAACATCGAACTTTTAATAATATCATGAGGCTGTATGCATAATCGATTAAGAATTGATCGAGAGGTTGGGGGATTTCCTCCTTatcgaaaaagaaaaggcatcaATCATGTGATGCCCCAAGCTAgatgtgcatgcatgatgcatacTAGCATCCAAGCTATTGGTAGTAATTAATTACTGATTAAAACATGCCTGAAATTAGTATTTTAGCGACAGAATAAACATAACATAATACTGGAGTACTACCAGTACTAAGTAGTAGTAAGTACGCGCTATCGGTCTCTACACGGGTACTACACAGGACCAAGAAAGTACTTACCAAGAAAATGGAGAAGATGACGTGCATcaagaaagagaaaggaataagaaaaagaaaaaacatattgaaaagagaagagaaaaaaattagtatCGACTactattggagatgccctaaacAAGTCTCCCCAGAACTTTTGCTAGCtactgctgcttcttcttgttctggAGCAAACTCCCAAACGTTATATAGAACGAGCAAGTGGGCACCCCTTGCACCCCCGGCCAGGAACAAAGCAGATACACGAAAACCGGGCAATGCCTGTTACCTACCATCACCCCAGGCCAAGAACAAAGCACAACATCCTCAAAATCTTTGTTCTATATATATCATCTTAGTCACCTCTTACACAGCCATGAATTCGATTGAAATTTTCTCAtgataaaaattataccatgcATGTAACTACTCTGCTGTCTCTCTCAACAATATGCATGAATGTTTGAATAAAAATCCCAGGCAGGCCTGATCAATCAGTCcacacctagctagctagctagctaggccgaAAAAAATCATTCAACAATGTGTGTGCGGCGGCTGCTGGGGCATCGGCCCCGCCGACTGCCGCTCCAGGAGCTCCCTAGCCAGGGCTTGCAAGTCGCCGTCGCCAAAAAGATTGCCGCCTCCACTACCTCCGGAGCCGTCTCCCATCATTGGAACAAACGGTTGCTGCTGtagctgctgcggctgctgctggaaGGCCCACTGGGACGACGATTGCATCATGGACGGGTCGAAGAGGGAAGAGAGGTCAACGGAGGAAGGGATGTTGGACGGCAACGTTAACGGCAGGTCGGAGATGGAGAAGGGGGCTGCTGTCGCCATCGGCATTTGCGGCTGTTGTGggaaaggcggcggcgctggcacCTGACCCAGCGTGGCCAGGTGGGCTTGCAGGCACGTCAGCTCCGCCTGGAGGTTTGCCACCTGATCAATAAAGGAGATGAACCAATACGTCAATGATGACACAAGAAATGCACCAGCAAAGATCCTAGGCAGcaattgaaatttgaaatgcaTGCCTCGAAAACATTAATCAGATGAGAACAAATATAATTAATACAGAAATAATATATGTTAATGAAATGGAAAGAATACACAATGCTGAACTAATATTGACAAGAAGGGATCTAGCTGGCTTGTGAGTACGTGAGCATCGACCACTTGCATATACAACGAGCTaaaagggaagaagaaaaaaaatataacggtagatgatgaaataaatgatgACGAAATATGCACATCACGAGTAACAGAAAAAGGCCGGAAGTCCCTTCCTCATCAACTCTCTCTTGTCTTTGCTTGACTTGCTAGcctttcttcctccccgaAAAGGAGGGCCCCCATTcccttttgttggacgaagcCACAACTTGCCCCCAACCCAATTaaaacccaaacaaaaacagaTCGACGTGCCCCAAGAGATCCATAAAAATAGATGATATAATGACAATGATGAATAGAAACGGGAGTAATTAAGAGCGATATAGACACGGAAACCTGCTGCTGGAGATTGAAGACGTGGGAGACGCAGCCGTAGACGGGGTCGCGGATGCGCGCCTGGGCCTCGTAGCAGATGGTGAAGACGGCGTCGGCGCGCTTGGGGGCCGGGATCTGGAGCAGGAGCTTGCTCACGTTGCTGGCGCCGAACACCTTGTGCACCGCCGCGAAGTGCGCCGCGCCGTTCTCCGTGTTGAAGTAGGGCGCGAAGATGCACCCGCTCACGCACTTGCGACGCAGGAACTTGCAAGCCCCGCATGGACCTCCTCCCATGGCCCCGCTCCCTCCGATTCCTCCGCCACCGcttccgctgccgccgcttccGCTTGCGGCGCCCACGGACGTCGAGCCACTCATTCTCTCCGGCCCCTGTAAGCAAGGGGTTAAAAGAGCTTCCGGCCTCTTCTTACAGACGAGAGAAAGACAGAGATGTAAACAAGAAGAATCGAGAattgagaagagaagagatggcTTACTGATATACTTACTAGcaggaggccggccggcggggagAGAGGGGCAGTACAGGGGTAAACAATGCTTTGGAGGTATGCAGGGTTTGATTTGATGgttgtgctgtgctgtgtaAACGTGTACTTATACTACCTGTGTCATTAATACTTTCCAACTTTGTGATGCTAATCTCTTCGGCCTGCTTGAATTCTTTAGACCTACCTGCTGGAGTGTTCTAAAATTATGCTTATTTTAGCGGCCTAGTATTAATTACCAGCCAGGACTTTTAAAGCCAAGCTAGCTTTAGCCAGGGAGGGAGGGTATAGTACGTCCGTTGCAAACCCAGAATTAGCCTTCTTAGCTAGCTACCGGTACACACCAATTCTCTTTCTTGGAAGGATTATTAGAATATTGCGTACGTGAACAAAACTGTACTGGCCGCAACAGGAGAAGACCGCAAATGTATACAAAATTGTCAACTGCATATCCACCTTCTCTAGATCTGTATACATATATTACTATATGTCTCTGTGTGATCAACATAGGTTCTCTATCTAAAACTAGCTAGATATCATCTTTCCACCCTTGAAGGGTATCTTCGCTCACACACTCTCCCATGTGATCCTAACATGACATTCTCCCCTTAGATACGCTATatatatgttgatatttttaatCAACATAAGCGtcaaagaaataattatttttctagaaaaaaaatgtcaagaGATAACGCTTACGCGTGCCTTACTTTAGAAAGAATATAAATGCCCTTAACCATATTTCCTCGTGGAGCGACGGTTTCATGCATGATGATAAGTATTACATAAATGGATACATTTTCATTGATTGttaatttcttctttcttatATTCGAAACGCACAATGAATGTACGCGTTAATACAcggaaatgaaatgaattgaTACAAGCAACAACTCACATTTCGATGCCCCGGTACTTAAATATAGATAAATATATACGTACAAATTGTATTGATAGGCATGACTTATGTTTCATCTGTTTCAGAAACAAATCATATGCGTACACTTTTCCCAACATTTTTCTAGAAATGTACTTAATATACCATAATTCACATTTCCACACTCGATATGTCAATTTAGATATAAACATTGTATTAATCATATCAGATTTGAAATGATCAATAGTTCTTCCATCTTAATTTCCATGACAATCTTAAATATATATAGCACTACAATtttaatgcatgcatgctgtgCTAATGCTCGGTTGGTGGTTTGAATTACATAAGTTATTACATTTAGTTCATTATACAATTATATATATGTCAAATAAGTTGGATACATATATAT includes:
- the LOC100833283 gene encoding LOB domain-containing protein 30; protein product: MSGSTSVGAASGSGGSGSGGGGIGGSGAMGGGPCGACKFLRRKCVSGCIFAPYFNTENGAAHFAAVHKVFGASNVSKLLLQIPAPKRADAVFTICYEAQARIRDPVYGCVSHVFNLQQQVANLQAELTCLQAHLATLGQVPAPPPFPQQPQMPMATAAPFSISDLPLTLPSNIPSSVDLSSLFDPSMMQSSSQWAFQQQPQQLQQQPFVPMMGDGSGGSGGGNLFGDGDLQALARELLERQSAGPMPQQPPHTHC